GCGCCGCGACAGCACCAGCGACGACAGCGAGTTCAAGGTGTTGAACAGGAAATGGGGGTTCACCTGGTAGCGAAGCGCGCGAAGCTGCGCGGCATGGGCATCACGCTCTGCGCGGGAGGCGCGTCGTTCCGCATTGCGAAGCTGCACGGAGGAACTGATCGCGAGGTAGAGGCTCGCCCACGCGGCGAAGAAGAAATACCAGGTGACGAGCCCGTCCGCGATGAGACGGGCGACGCGGGCGTCGGAGGGCGGATGCGTCTGCAGCGGACGCGACGCTACGGCGGCGGTCGGCGCCTCCGGCATCGACCGGGGCAATGGCTGGTAGAGCATGAAAGCGAGATTGAAGGTGGAGAAGATCGCCGCCGCCGGCACGCAGGCGATCGCGGCGGCGATGACCTTGATACGGATGCTCTCGGCAGCGGCGCGGTGCAGGACGAGATAGACGAGGAAGGTGAGAATGACGCCGATCACGCAGCCCGCCGCGCGATATTGCAGCGCCCGAAAATTCTCTTCGAGCAAGGCCATCCGCAGGACGATGGTGGCGAGATAGAAAAGCCAGAAGCCGCCGATCGTAGCGGCGGCCAGCGGCAGATCGGGAAGCCGGGTCCGAACCGGTATCACCACATCGGCCCACACGATCCGCATGCCGGGAGCAGCTCAGCCGGGATCCGAAGCGAAGCGATCCAGGTCGTCACAGCCGCGGCCGGCGATACGGGAAAGCGCGTTCCGGCAAGTCCCTCGAACGGTTTTGGT
The nucleotide sequence above comes from Sphingosinicella sp. BN140058. Encoded proteins:
- a CDS encoding sensor histidine kinase; the encoded protein is MRIVWADVVIPVRTRLPDLPLAAATIGGFWLFYLATIVLRMALLEENFRALQYRAAGCVIGVILTFLVYLVLHRAAAESIRIKVIAAAIACVPAAAIFSTFNLAFMLYQPLPRSMPEAPTAAVASRPLQTHPPSDARVARLIADGLVTWYFFFAAWASLYLAISSSVQLRNAERRASRAERDAHAAQLRALRYQVNPHFLFNTLNSLSSLVLSRREEEAENMIVGLSTFFRASLSIDPTDNISLAEEIKFQLLYLDIEKVRFPNRLRVTVRVPKALEQVQVPPLILQPIVENAIKHGVARTTDQVTLTIEASEEAGRLVVRVENDRGPDPAAGAAHGTGVGLANVCDRLAARFGREAECHHEALPNGGYRVTIAMPLE